A single Aspergillus chevalieri M1 DNA, chromosome 3, nearly complete sequence DNA region contains:
- the RPB5 gene encoding DNA-directed RNA polymerase core subunit RPB5 (BUSCO:EOG09264904;~COG:K;~EggNog:ENOG410PN0D;~InterPro:IPR036710,IPR005571,IPR020608,IPR020609, IPR000783,IPR014381,IPR035913,IPR039531;~PFAM:PF01191,PF03871;~go_function: GO:0003677 - DNA binding [Evidence IEA];~go_function: GO:0003899 - DNA-directed 5'-3' RNA polymerase activity [Evidence IEA];~go_process: GO:0006351 - transcription, DNA-templated [Evidence IEA]), which produces MDEDYSTGSADADREMTRLWRTWRTVFEMLQDRGYEVTEEEVQIPLHEFKSKYSDPLGYPDRNKMKVSARPTEAMQAKYTPLPSKSNPDPQPDCGTVYVEFCPDASGVGTKQVRAFNHFVDENNFHTGVFITQTPISPSAVRLLSGIPGRICEHFQEQDLLVNITRHELVPKHVLLSPEEKAKLLERYRLKESQLPRMQVSDPVARYLGLRRGQVVKIIRKSETAGRYASYRWVI; this is translated from the exons ATGGATGAGGACTACTCGACTGGTTCCGCGGATGCCGACCGCGAGATGACCAGACTCTGGCGTACATGGAGAACGGTTTTCGAGATGCTGCAGGACCGG GGCTACGAAGTcaccgaagaagaagttcaGATCCCTCTCCATGAGTTCAAATCCAAATATTCCGACCCTCTAGGATATCCTGA TCGCAACAAGATGAAAGTCAGCGCTCGTCCCACCGAAGCTATGCAGGCCAAATACACACCGCTACCTAGCAAATCGAACCCCGACCCTCAACCCGACTGCGGGACTGTCTATGTTGAATTCTGTCCCGACGCCTCCGGTGTGGGTACCAAGCAGGTCCGCGCATTCAACCACTTTGTCGACGAAAACAACTTCCACACCGGAGTTTTCATCACCCAGACCCCAATCTCCCCCTCCGCCGTGCGCCTGCTGAGCGGTATCCCAGGCCGCATCTGCGAACACTTCCAGGAACAAGATTTGCTGGTCAACATTACTCGCCACGAACTCGTCCCGAAGCACGTTTTGTTGAGCCCGGAGGAGAAGGCCAAATTGCTGGAACGGTACCGTTTGAAAGAATCGCAGTTGCCGCGTATGCAGGTTTCGGACCCTGTGGCGCGATACCTCGGTTTGCGACGGGGTCAAGTTGTCAAAATCATTCGGAAGAGTGAAACGGCAGGACGGTACGCCAGTTACCGCTGGGTCATCTAA
- the bfr1 gene encoding putative nuclear segregation protein (Bfr1) (COG:S;~EggNog:ENOG410PGA2;~InterPro:IPR039604) gives MAAAANPAPAVDQKVKPPKPDEEAFKSSLAAAEKEHSAVQEKLNQIKAKIETAKPNNQDSPTVKRQQELQSELSSIRQKQQGFKASRSSTQEKINALDSTLKARLAEQNNSRSRMSFKNVEDIDREIARLEKQVDSGTMRLVDEKKALSDVSTLRKQRKNFASLNEGQKVIDDLKAQIASLRKTLDTPEAKALSERYTEIQKELDAIKAEKDSVFKNLNSLRDERTKLQGQQREKWSAIKEIKDKYYQGRRAYKEYEDEAWRVRREKAKAQRDAIEHEKKRKVADKKLEEASQPAYSDEIFTAQGLIRHFNPSYDFAALGLDDKKDQGSNFRAGVGRTVDDSDMKGVKIVKKEDREDDYFVGTGGKKGKKGKKGGNANAASGAPAENKFNMNIGIIEEFAKIKVDPPMNQADVPAVIEKLAEKITEWKKNQASKTEEVSLLDTGFLLKSYVLIPAQNIAKAKEEIAKLENETSQADQRTTDDAKKPAQQHSGVNGKASAEAEENQEKDAAADAAEDLQKASLEDKA, from the exons atggctgctgctgccaacCCTGCTCCTGCAGTCGACCAGAAGGTCAAGCCTCCCAAGCCCGATGAGGAGGCATTCAAGAGCAGCTTGGCTGCAGCCGAGAAGGAACACTCGGCTGTTCAAGAGAAGCTG AACCAAATCAAGGCAAAAATCGAGACCGCAAAGCCCAACAACCAGGACTCCCCCACAGTCAAGAGACAACAGGAGCTCCAATCTGAGCTTTCATCTATCCGTCAGAAGCAGCAGGGATTCAAGGCCTCGAGATCCAGCACCCAGGAGAAGATCAATGCTCTTGACTCGACCCTCAAGGCCCGTCTGGCCGAGCAGAACAATTCCCGCAGTCGCATGTCGTTCAAGAACGTCGAGGATATCGACCGGGAGATTGCTCGTCTGGAGAAGCAGGTCGACTCCGGTACAATGCGCTTGGTTGATGAGAAAAAGGCCCTTTCGGACGTCTCGACTCTGCGCAAGCAGCGCAAGAACTTCGCTAGCTTGAACGAGGGCCAGAAGGTCATTGACGACCTGAAGGCCCAGATTGCCTCCCTCCGGAAGACCCTCGACACCCCCGAGGCCAAGGCTCTCAGCGAGAGATACACGGAGATCCAGaaggagctggatgccatcAAGGCCGAGAAGGACAGCGTCTTTAAGAACCTCAACTCTCTGAGGGATGAGCGCACCAAGCTGCAAGGCCAGCAGCGGGAGAAGTGGTCCGCGATCAAGGAAATTAAGGACAAGTACTACCAGGGACGCAGGGCGTACAAGGAGTACGAAGACGAGGCCTGGAGAGTCCGACGCGAAAAAGCCAAGGCTCAGCGCGATGCCATCGAGcacgagaagaagaggaaggtcGCGGACAAGAAACTGGAGGAGGCCTCCCAGCCTGCCTACAGCGACGAGATATTCACTGCCCAGGGTCTCATCCGTCACTTCAACCCATCTTACGACTTCGCCGCACTGGGACTTGACGACAAGAAGGACCAGGGCTCCAACTTCCGTGCGGGGGTTGGCCGTACTGTGGATGACTCCGACATGAAGGGTGTCAAGATTGTCAAGAAGGAGGACCGCGAGGACGACTACTTCGTTGGCACCGGCGGtaagaagggcaagaagggcaagaagggTGGCAATGCCAATGCTGCTTCTGGCGCTCCCGCGGAGAACAAGTTCAACATGAACATTGGTATCATTGAGGAATTCGCCAAGATCAAGGTTGACCCGCCTATGAACCAGGCTGATGTTCCTGCGGTGATTGAGAAGCTTGCTGAGAAGATCACCGAATGGAAGAAGAACCAGGCCAGCAAGACGGAAGAGGTAAGCTTACTTGATACTGGGTTCCTCTTAAAGTCATATGTGCTAATCCCTGCACAGAACATcgccaaggccaaggaagaGATTGCCAAACTGGAGAATGAAACTTCCCAGGCCGATCAGCGTACTACCGACGATGCTAAGAAGCCTGCTCAGCAGCACAGCGGTGTCAACGGCAAAGCTTCGGCTGAGGCCGAGGAGAACCAGGAGAAGGATGCCGCTGCTGACGCTGCCGAGGATTTGCAGAAGGCCTCGCTTGAAGACAAGGCATAA
- a CDS encoding uncharacterized protein (COG:S;~EggNog:ENOG410Q2NZ;~InterPro:IPR028144;~PFAM:PF12734), which translates to MFFLSFSFFNLQVFSFTSSTSYCHSLLCAVLYAILAPLVSVRQHIANYTTAELSQRQLHSSIATSTTMSYNKPDYPPPSYPAPVHDAGPYPPQQSPSGGGAANDYYNQGGQGGYYPPQQQHYGSPPPQQGYGYGSPPPPGQPMYYPPQGYPQPQPGYYQGQQDRGGSTGGGICAGIMAALACCCCLDLIF; encoded by the exons AtgttcttcctttccttctccttcttcaatCTACAAGTATTCTCCTTTACTAGTTCCACTTCTTATTGTCATTCACTGCTCTGTGCTGTCTTATACGCAATCTTAGCACCGTTGGTTTCTGTCAGACAGCACATCGCAAACTATACGACTGCCGAATTATCGCAAAGGCAACTACATTCTTCCATCGCAACCTCTACCACCATGTCCTACAACAAACCA GActatcctcctccttcctACCCGGCACCCGTCCACGACGCCGGCCCCTATCCACCCCAACAATCCCCATCCGGCGGCGGCGCAGCCAACGACTACTATAACCAAGGTGGCCAAGGCGGCTATTACCCaccccaacaacaacactacggatctcctcctcctcagcaaGGCTACGGCTACGGATCGCCACCGCCCCCGGGCCAGCCAATGTACTATCCGCCGCAGGGATATCCGCAACCGCAGCCGGGGTACTATCAGGGTCAGCAGGACCGCGGAGGGTCGACTGGGGGTGGTATTTGCGCGGGTATAATGGCGGCGCTGGCgtgttgctgctgtttggATTTGATCTTCTAG
- a CDS encoding uncharacterized protein (COG:S;~EggNog:ENOG410PZGQ;~TransMembrane:1 (o91-110i)) produces the protein MDSISSSSSTPSSPLLPSSSSTITTPLLMLRRLLSETTTNTDTNTNNSTILSATTNNGNSTVHTLHRRYQTVSLPATAYGRLDTSPAPGTVAGIVLGTVAGFLLLLYLLYETFIPKKPIDDAATVEVEEVRRPHPRPRRGWDGWGRGGGGGSYGGSEEGGGDFVDVYEEESVESPRRDPVRERERDRGAGRSWWGWGRGRQAEDRSDDGGTVEVMEEGDGNYAPPPPPMPPPAPMQRERERRKKRKSRRARRTDDPYERGSEDWNAAGGSVD, from the coding sequence ATGGATtcgatatcatcatcatcatcaacgcCATCCTCACCACTATtaccatcctcctcatcaaccaTAACAACACCCCTCCTAATGCTCCGCCGTCTCCTCTCCGAAACAACGACCAATACCGACACCAACACAAACAACTCTACCATCCTCAgcgccaccaccaacaatGGCAATTCCACCGTCCACACCCTCCACCGCCGCTACCAAACCGTCTCCCTCCCCGCAACCGCCTACGGCCGCCTAGACACCTCCCCGGCCCCCGGCACAGTAGCGGGTATCGTCCTCGGTACCGTCGCcggcttcctcctcctcctctacCTGTTATACGAAACATTCATACCCAAAAAACCAATCGACGATGCCGCCACCGTTGAAGTCGAGGAGGTAAGACGCCCACATCCACGTCCCCGCCGCGGGTGGGACGGTTGGGGTCGtggtggcggcggtggtAGCTACGGCGGCAGCGAAGAAGGAGGCGGGGACTTTGTCGATGTGTACGAGGAGGAAAGCGTTGAGAGCCCGCGTAGGGATCCTGttagggagagggagagggacaGGGGTGCGGGAAGGAGTTGGTGGGGATGGGGTAGGGGTCGGCAGGCGGAAGATCGGTCGGATGATGGCGGTACGGTTGAGGTTATGGAGGAAGGGGATGGGAATTATGCGCCGCCGCCTCCGCCTATGCCGCCGCCGGCGCCGATgcagagggagagggagaggaggaagaagaggaaatcaaGAAGGGCGAGGAGGACGGATGATCCGTATGAACGGGGGAGTGAGGATTGGAATGCTGCTGGAGGAAGCGTTGATTAG
- a CDS encoding glycoside hydrolase family 35 protein (CAZy:GH35;~COG:G;~EggNog:ENOG410PGTY;~InterPro:IPR019801,IPR025300,IPR025972,IPR037110, IPR008979,IPR036833,IPR018954,IPR017853,IPR031330, IPR001944;~PFAM:PF13363,PF10435,PF01301,PF13364;~SECRETED:SignalP(1-19);~go_function: GO:0004553 - hydrolase activity, hydrolyzing O-glycosyl compounds [Evidence IEA];~go_process: GO:0005975 - carbohydrate metabolic process [Evidence IEA]), protein MKLLTLCAVASLATQTVGAALKHKLNGFTITEHPDPVKRDLLQKYVTWDDKSLFINGERIMIFSGEFHPYRLPVPSLWLDILQKVKALGFNCISFYTDWALLEGKPGDYRAEGIFALEPFFEAAKEAGIYLLARPGPYVNAESSGGGFPGWLQRVNGTLRTADKGFLDATDNYIATIGAAIAKAQITNGGPVILYQPENEYTNGCCGEKFPDPDYFQYVIDQARDAGIVVPMISNDASPDGHNAPSTGKGAADIYGHDSYPLGFDCANPAIWPEGNLPTNFWALHEEQSPTTPYSLVEFQAGAYDPWGGPGFAACADLVNHEFERVFYKNNFSFRVAIFNLYMIFGGTNWGNLGHPGGYTSYDYGSVLSETRNITREKYSELKLFGNFVKVSPSYLLADPRNQTTVYTNTSSLTVTPLKANGSTSYYVVRHTDYSSQESNSYKLRLATSSGNVTVPQLGGELYLNGRDSKVHVADYDVSGTNIVYSTAEIFTWKQFADSKVLILYGGPGEHHELAIASKSEASIIEGSQSGINSKQVGSNVVISWDVSSIRRIVQVDDLKIFLLDRNTAYNYWVPEIPVEGTTPGYSNEKNTASSIIVKAGYLVRTAYLKDADLHLTADFNATTPIEVIGAPEKAQNLYINNEKISYKVDKNGIWTSEVEYTPPEINLPSLEDLDWKYLDTLPEIQSSYDDSAWPKADKPTTDNDHRPLDTPTSLYSSDYGFHTGYLVYRGSFVAQGNETTFFIRTQGGQAFGSSVWLNQTLLGSWTGLNQDSDNNSTYKLPSLQRGKTYVFTVVVDNMGLDENLDVGADVMKNPRGILNYSLSGRSQDAITWKLTGNLGGEDYQDKVRGPLNEGGLYAERYGFHQPEPPNADWESSSPLGGLSKPGIGFYTTNFDLSIPSGYDVPVYFNFGNATDSNPAPFRAQLYVNGYQYGKYVSNIGPQTSFPVPEGILNHRGTNWVAVSLWALGEEGAKLSNFELSHEKPVKTGLKEVEAAEQPKYEAREGVY, encoded by the exons ATGAAGCTTCTCACGCTCTGTGCAGTCGCCTCACTGGCTACACAGACAGTTGGCGCAGCTCTCAAGCACAAGCTCAATGGCTTTACTATTACGGAGCATCCGGATCCAGTGAAGCGGGATTTGTTGCAGAAATAT GTGACTTGGGATGACAAGTCCCTCTTCATCAATGGAGAGAGGATCATGATTTTCAGTGGTGAATTCCATCCTTACAG ACTTCCAGTCCCATCACTATGGCTTGATATCCTCCAAAAGGTCAAAGCGCTAGGATTCAACTGCATCTCGTTCTACACAGACTGGGCCTTGCTGGAAGGAAAGCCGGGTGATTATCGGGCCGAGGGAATCTTCGCTCTAGAGCCCTTCTTTGAAGCAGCAAAGGAGGCTGGTATCTACCTGCTTGCTCGTCCCGGTCCCTATGTCAACGCTGAAAGCTCTGGTGGTGGCTTTCCCGGATGGCTGCAGAGGGTCAATGGTACCCTTCGTACGGCGGATAAGGGGTTCTTGGATGCGACTGACAA CTACATCGCCACAATCGGTGCTGCCATTGCCAAAGCGCAAATTACGAATGGTGGGCCAGTCATCCTCTATCAGCCAGAAAATGAATACACAAATGGCTGCTGTGGCGAAAAGTTCCCTGATCCCGATTACTTTCAATATGTGATTGACCAGGCTCGCGACGCTGGTATTGTTGTGCCTATGATCAGCAACGATGCCTCTCCCGACGGACATAATGCCCCAAGCACGGGCAAAGGAGCGGCTGATATTTACGGCCATGACAGTTATCCTCTTGGATTCGATTGCGCAAACCCGGCTATATGGCCAGAAGGTAACCTACCCACCAACTTCTGGGCCCTGCACGAGGAGCAAAGCCCAACGACTCCGTACTCTCTGGTCGAGTTCCAAGCTGGAGCTTATGATCCCTGGGGAGGACCGGGATTTGCTGCGTGCGCAGACCTAGTCAACCACGAGTTTGAGAGAGTGTTCTATAAGAACAACTTTAGCTTCCGGGTCGCCATCTTTAACCTCTACATGATATTTGGTGGTACCAATTGGGGTAACCTTGGTCACCCCGGTGGATACACATCATATGACTACGGCTCCGTGCTGAGTGAAACCCGCAATATCACTCGCGAAAAGTACAGCGAGCTCAAGCTCTTCGGCAACTTTGTCAAGGTCTCTCCGTCATATCTACTGGCTGATCCTCGTAACCAGACAACGGTCTACACGAACACCTCTAGCTTGACTGTTACTCCTTTGAAAGCAAATGGATCGACCTCGTACTACGTGGTCCGGCATACAGACTACAGTAGCCAGGAATCAAATTCGTACAAGCTCAGACTCGCGACTAGTTCTGGAAATGTTACGGTTCCCCAGCTGGGAGGAGAGTTATATCTGAATGGACGGGACTCGAAGGTTCACGTTGCTGATTACGATGTATCTGGGACTAACATCGTGTACTCGACGGCGGAGATTTTCACTTGGAAGCAATTTGCAGACAGCAAAGTTCTTATTTTGTACGGTGGCCCTGGAGAACACCATGAGCTGGCTATTGCATCCAAGTCCGAGGCATCTATTATTGAGGGATCTCAGTCAGGTATCAATTCAAAGCAGGTTGGGAGCAATGTGGTCATCTCTTGGGACGTTTCGTCTATTCGTCGCATCGTGCAGGTTGACGACCTGAagatcttcctcctcg ATCGGAACACTGCCTACAACTACTGGGTTCCGGAGATTCCAGTTGAAGGAACCACGCCGGGATACAGTAACGAGAAGAACACTGCCTCCTCGATTATCGTCAAAGCCGGTTATCTTGTGCGAACAGCTTACCTGAAGGATGCTGACCTCCACCTCACCGCGGACTTCAACGCAACGACTCCCATCGAAGTAATTGGGGCCCCAGAAAAGGCCCAGAacctctacatcaacaacgAAAAGATCTCATACAAGGTAGACAAGAACGGAATCTGGACCTCAGAAGTCGAATACACGCCGCCGGAGATAAACCTTCCCAGCCTGGAAGACCTCGACTGGAAGTACCTGGACACGCTCCCAGAGATCCAGTCTTCGTATGATGACTCTGCTTGGCCCAAGGCAGACAAGCCTACAACGGACAATGACCATCGTCCCCTGGACACGCCAACGTCGCTTTACTCTTCCGACTATGGCTTCCATACCGGCTACCTGGTCTACAGAGGCTCGTTTGTCGCGCAGGGAAATGAGACTACTTTCTTCATCCGTACACAGGGCGGACAAGCGTTCGGAAGCTCTGTGTGGCTGAACCAGACTCTCTTGGGATCTTGGACTGGCCTGAACCAAGACTCAGACAATAACTCGACCTACAAATTGCCTAGTCTCCAGCGCGGTAAGACCTACGTCTTCACCGTTGTCGTTGATAACATGGGACTCGATGAGAACCTCGACGTCGGTGCTGATGTTATGAAGAACCCTCGCGGAATCTTGAACTACAGCCTGTCCGGAAGAAGCCAGGACGCGATTACATGGAAGCTAACTGGTAACCTGGGTGGTGAAGATTACCAGGACAAGGTACGAGGACCTCTCAACGAGGGCGGTCTATACGCAGAGCGATACGGCTTCCACCAACCAGAACCTCCAAACGCAGACTGGGAATCTTCAAGCCCGCTAGGAGGCCTCTCAAAACCCGGCATCGGATTCTACACCACCAACTTCGACCTCTCCATCCCCAGCGGATATGACGTGCCCGTCTACTTCAACTTCGGCAACGCCACAGACTCCAACCCAGCGCCATTCAGAGCACAGCTCTACGTGAATGGATACCAGTACGGTAAATATGTCAGCAACATTGGTCCGCAGACCAGCTTCCCGGTTCCGGAGGGCATTCTGAACCACCGTGGAACGAACTGGGTCGCAGTTAGTCTTTGGGCGCTGGGTGAGGAGGGTGCGAAATTGAGTAACTTTGAGTTGTCGCATGAGAAACCGGTGAAGACGGGGTTGAAGGAAGTGGAAGCGGCTGAGCAGCCGAAATATGAAGCGAGGGAGGGGGTGTATTGA
- a CDS encoding tRNA (cytosine-C5-)-methyltransferase (BUSCO:EOG09264FXB;~COG:J;~EggNog:ENOG410PFYD;~InterPro:IPR023267,IPR029063,IPR018314,IPR023270, IPR001678;~PFAM:PF01189;~go_function: GO:0003723 - RNA binding [Evidence IEA];~go_function: GO:0008168 - methyltransferase activity [Evidence IEA];~go_function: GO:0016428 - tRNA (cytosine-5-)-methyltransferase activity [Evidence IEA];~go_process: GO:0001510 - RNA methylation [Evidence IEA]), whose protein sequence is MGKRGGKKSGRGGGRGGGRAPRQNYQDIPKQNEKLERYYNELGAIPEEEKDAFWEALRRDLPNSFRFTGSRGHALAVQERLREHYIPEITSIQYEGNYVEPPRPVPWYPDQLAWSMTTPKNVVRRFAPFASFQKFLVAETEVGNISRQEVVSMIPPLLIDVKPGMTVLDMCAAPGSKSAQLMELLHAGEEDTMLQAAKEIENGTAGPDPIGPEGLSDDGRTTGLLIANDSDYKRAHMLIHQMKRLNSPNLIVTNHDATMYPSIKLPPLPASDGKPQKNRYLKFDRILADVPCSGDGTARKNYSVWKEWNPQNALGLHATQARILVRALQMLKVGGRVVYSTCSMNPVENEAIIASAIDRCGGSTNVKIVDVSNELAGLKRAPGLKSWKVMDREGRMWNNWQEVEEQREKEGISGLGRIAVGMFPPTGQNADIPLERCTRIYPHLQDTGGFFITVLEKLSEIKAKPEDSSKVIPKGTVAALSEELDHKKNGNGEPLEKIEALDDLVAPDAQAQEEAAKNETVAQASHQIPYSATLESSVPVTSTKREPDDEPQLPTKRVKVEDGSEVVMGDRPVHAPPPAAGAELETTVPTEAAQPTVPVESQAQPPPKKKPGQPFEEPFKYLDANHEELAPIFRFYQASDRFPKDRFLVRNAQAIPTRTIYYSSALARDILTQNEGQGIKFVHCGVKMFVKQDAQRNEVCRWRIQTDGLRLFEPWLGPARSVTLTNKETLRRLLVEMFPKVDGESWKELGEIGERVRDIDMGCSILYIEPNGQEDGLKERMVFPLWRSLHSVNLMLPKEERRAMLLRVFGQDVNLVNTTQKRQNADDSPATATPVTEDNAEPAGVAAATEEQALQDENLILGQDQQEQMEQRETWTKAGDEEDRFNTTV, encoded by the exons ATGGGCAAGCGCGGCGGTAAGAAG TCTGGCAGAGGCGGCGGTAGAGGCGGCGGGCGTGCGCCGCGCCAGAATTATCAGGATATCCCGAAGCAAAACGAAAAACTCGAGCGCTACTACAATGAGCTTGGAGCTATcccagaagaggagaaggacGCATTCTGGGAGGCACTGCGCAGAGATTTGCCAAACAGCTTCCGGTTTACGGGGTCACGAGG ACATGCGCTTGCTGTGCAAGAACGCCTCAGGGAGCATTACATCCCGGAGATCACTTCCATTCAGTACGAGGGCAACTATGTCGAGCCGCCGCGCCCAGTTCCCTGGTACCCGGACCAGCTTGCCTGGTCGATGACCACGCCTAAGAATGTCGTCCGTCGTTTCGCGCCGTTCGCCTCGTTCCAGAAGTTCCTTGTCGCAGAGACGGAGGTCGGAAATATCAGCCGACAGGAGGTTGTCAGCATGATTCCTCCGCTCTTGATTGATGTCAAGCCTGGTATGACGGTGCTGGACATGTGCGCTGCGCCGGGTAGCAAGTCTGCGCAGTTGATGGAATTGCTCCATGCGGGTGAGGAGGACACTATGTTGCAGGCTGCGAAGGAGATTGAGAACGGAACTGCCGGACCGGATCCTATTGGGCCTGAGGGCTTGAGTGATGATGGCCGGACTACCGGTCTGCTTATTGCGAACGACAGTGACTACAAGCGTGCGCACATGTTGATTCACCAGATGAAGCGATTGAACTCGCCGAATTTGATCGTCACGAATCACGATGCTACCATGTACCCCTCTATCAAACTGCCTCCCTTGCCGGCCAGCGACGGAAAGCCCCAGAAGAACCGATACCTGAAGTTCGACCGTATCCTTGCCGATGTGCCTTGCTCTGGTGATGGTACTGCTCGGAAGAACTACAGCGTTTGGAAGGAGTGGAACCCTCAGAACGCTCTGGGATTGCATGCTACACAGGCCCGGATTCTTGTCCGTGCATTGCAGATGCTGAAAGTCGGCGGACGGGTTGTCTACTCAACATGCAGTATGAATCCTGTGGAGAACGAGGCTATTATCGCAAGCGCCATTGACCGATGCGGTGGCTCGACCAACGTCAAAATCGTCGATGTTAGCAACGAACTTGCCGGCCTCAAGCGGGCCCCTGGTCTGAAGTCCTGGAAGGTTATGGACCGCGAGGGTCGGATGTGGAACAACTGGCAAGAAGTTGAGGagcaaagagagaaagaaggcaTCAGCGGACTTGGCCGTATTGCGGTGGGCATGTTTCCCCCTACTGGTCAGAACGCTGATATCCCTCTGGAGAGATGCACTCGTATCTACCCTCACCTGCAAGACACCGGTGGTTTCTTCATCACTGTGCTGGAGAAGCTGTCTGAGATCAAGGCTAAGCCGGAAGACTCTTCGAAGGTGATTCCCAAGGGAACTGTTGCTGCGCTCTCTGAAGAGCTTGACCACAAGAAAAATGGAAACGGTGAACCCCTGGAGAAGATCGAGGCATTGGACGACCTGGTTGCTCCCGATGCGCAAGCTCAGGAGGAGGCCGCAAAGAATGAAACCGTCGCGCAGGCCTCGCACCAGATCCCGTACTCTGCCACCCTCGAATCGTCAGTCCCAGTGACGTCTACCAAGAGAGAGCCAGATGACGAACCTCAGCTTCCCACCAAGCGCGTCAAGGTCGAGGATGGTAGCGAAGTCGTCATGGGCGACCGTCCCGTTCATGCTCCCCCGCCTGCGGCTGGTGCTGAGCTTGAGACGACTGTTCCCACCGAAGCAGCTCAACCCACCGTGCCCGTTGAATCCCAAGCGCAGCCGCCGCCCAAGAAGAAGCCCGGCCAACCCTTCGAAGAGCCCTTCAAGTACCTGGACGCGAACCACGAGGAACTTGCTCCTATCTTCCGGTTCTACCAGGCTTCTGACCGGTTCCCGAAAGACCGCTTCCTGGTACGGAACGCTCAAGCAATTCCCACCAGAACAATCTACTACTCCAGTGCATTGGCACGAGACATTCTGACCCAGAATGAAGGTCAAGGTATCAAGTTCGTACACTGCGGTGTCAAGATGTTCGTCAAGCAGGATGCGCAGCGCAACGAAGTCTGCCGCTGGCGTATCCAGACTGATGGGTTGAGACTCTTCGAGCCATGGCTCGGACCTGCCCGTAGTGTTACTTTGACCAACAAGGAGACTCTTCGGAGACTGTTGGTGGAGATGTTCCCCAAGGTCGATGGAGAGAGTTGGAAGGAGTTGGGCGAGATTGGTGAGCGTGTTAGGGATATTGATATGGGATGCAGTATCCTGTACATTGAGCCTAATGGCCAGGAAGATGGACTGAA GGAACGAATGGTCTTCCCTCTCTGGCGTTCCCTCCACTCCGTTAACCTCATGCTTCCCAAGGAAGAGCGCCGGGCAATGCTTCTCCGAGTCTTTGGCCAGGACGTCAACCTCGTCAACACCACCCAGAAACGCCAGAATGCCGATGACAGCCCCGCCACCGCGACTCCCGTAACCGAAGACAATGCAGAGCCAGCTGGTGTCGCTGCTGCAACTGAGGAGCAGGCGCTTCAGGATGAGAATCTCATCCTGGGCCAGgatcagcaggagcagatgGAGCAAAGGGAGACATGGACTAAAGctggggatgaggaggatcgCTTTAATACGACAGTGTAG